A genomic segment from Neisseria perflava encodes:
- the dusA gene encoding tRNA dihydrouridine(20/20a) synthase DusA encodes MPASSLPSRHLSVAPMLDWTDRHYRFMARQITRNAWLYSEMVNSGAVVYGDKDRFLSFNEGEQPVALQLGGSDPHDLAIATKAAEAYGYNEVNLNCGCPSPRVQKGAFGACLMNDVDLVADCLNAMQDAVEIPVTVKHRIGVDRQTEYQVVADFVGTLHKKTACRTFIVHARNAWLDGLSPKENREVPPLKYEYVYRLKQNFPDLEILINGGITTNEEIAEHLKFVDGVMIGREAYHNPMLMRNWDVLFYNDTHAPIQYADLAAWLYAYSREQIASGRGTILRHIVRHALGLMHGLKNARTWRRMLSDAALLKDNDGSLILDAWKEVERANIWD; translated from the coding sequence ATGCCTGCTTCTTCCCTACCTTCCCGCCACTTGTCTGTCGCACCTATGCTTGATTGGACAGACAGACACTATCGCTTTATGGCGCGACAAATTACACGCAATGCTTGGCTTTATAGCGAAATGGTCAATTCAGGCGCAGTAGTTTACGGAGATAAAGACCGCTTTTTGAGTTTCAACGAAGGCGAGCAACCGGTAGCTTTACAGCTTGGCGGCTCAGATCCGCATGACTTGGCAATCGCTACCAAAGCGGCTGAAGCGTATGGCTATAATGAAGTCAACCTAAATTGCGGCTGCCCCAGCCCACGCGTTCAAAAAGGCGCTTTCGGCGCTTGCCTGATGAATGATGTAGATTTGGTGGCAGATTGTTTGAACGCGATGCAGGATGCAGTTGAAATTCCGGTGACGGTCAAACACCGCATCGGTGTAGACAGACAAACAGAATATCAAGTCGTAGCAGATTTTGTGGGAACATTACACAAAAAAACAGCCTGCCGCACATTTATCGTCCATGCGCGTAATGCTTGGTTAGACGGTTTATCCCCGAAAGAAAACCGCGAAGTCCCGCCACTCAAATATGAATACGTCTATCGCTTAAAACAAAATTTTCCCGACTTGGAAATTTTGATTAACGGCGGCATCACCACCAACGAAGAAATCGCCGAACATCTGAAATTTGTCGATGGGGTCATGATCGGGCGCGAGGCTTATCATAATCCAATGCTGATGCGCAATTGGGATGTACTGTTTTACAACGACACACACGCACCAATCCAATACGCAGATTTAGCAGCTTGGCTATACGCATACAGCCGCGAACAAATCGCCTCAGGGCGCGGCACCATCCTACGCCACATCGTCCGCCATGCACTGGGCTTGATGCACGGCCTAAAAAATGCCCGCACTTGGCGCCGTATGCTCTCAGATGCCGCTTTGCTGAAAGACAACGACGGCAGCCTGATTCTAGACGCATGGAAAGAAGTCGAACGCGCAAATATTTGGGACTAA
- a CDS encoding L-threonylcarbamoyladenylate synthase yields the protein MAQFFAIHPDNPQDRLIKQAADIVRSGGVIVYPTDSCYALGCKLGDKNAMERILTIRKIDQKHHLTLMCADLSELGTYAKVDNAQFRQLKAATPGSYTFILQATKEVPNRTLHPKRKTIGLRVPDNATALALLQELGEPILSCTLMLPEDEEPLTDPYEIRDRLEHAVDLVIDGGWCGTEPTTVIDMTDGTELIRQGKGDIAVFGL from the coding sequence ATGGCACAATTTTTCGCCATCCATCCCGATAATCCCCAAGACCGCCTCATCAAGCAAGCCGCCGATATTGTCCGCAGTGGCGGCGTCATCGTTTACCCTACGGATTCCTGCTATGCACTGGGTTGCAAACTCGGCGACAAAAATGCGATGGAGCGCATTCTCACGATTCGCAAAATCGATCAAAAACACCACCTGACCTTGATGTGTGCCGATTTGAGTGAATTGGGTACTTACGCCAAAGTGGATAATGCCCAGTTCCGCCAGCTCAAAGCAGCTACGCCCGGCAGCTACACCTTTATCCTGCAGGCAACCAAAGAAGTACCCAATCGCACGCTTCATCCCAAGCGCAAAACCATCGGCCTGCGTGTTCCTGATAACGCTACTGCCTTGGCACTTTTGCAAGAATTGGGCGAACCTATTTTAAGTTGCACCCTCATGCTGCCTGAAGACGAAGAGCCGTTGACCGATCCATACGAAATTCGAGACCGTCTTGAACATGCTGTCGATTTGGTTATCGATGGTGGCTGGTGCGGTACTGAGCCGACGACGGTTATCGATATGACCGATGGCACCGAGCTGATTCGTCAAGGCAAGGGCGATATTGCCGTATTCGGTTTGTAA